In the genome of Neovison vison isolate M4711 chromosome 3, ASM_NN_V1, whole genome shotgun sequence, one region contains:
- the LOC122902061 gene encoding disintegrin and metalloproteinase domain-containing protein 1a-like, whose translation MSMAAPLRQSASSSSSLQKYQVAAYGAGRVLPAWAPQMKGWRRAPVVPGPSCVRLGIMLVLVLIFLPGLYCDPGSVYYSSYETVIPKSLTVKGTEDPGEKASYTLLMQGKKQVIQLKVKRDYFVNNFPVFSYHNGVLGQEVPFIPHDCHYEGTIEGVPGSFVSLNTCSGLRGILIKEGKPYGIEPRDTSKQFEHVLYTVAPQARVSCSVTSKGSQVASISRQQGSRRPRSLQALPSFWSHTKYVEMFVVVSNQRFQMWGSNVDETVRRVMDITALANIFTRGINTQVVLAGMEIWTEGDLIEVPADLRVTLRNFNSWRQEKLFPRVKHDVAHMIVGHHPEDDVGQAFLNGACSRGFAAAVESFHHEDVLLFAALMAHELGHNLGIQHDHSACTCEDKRFCLMHENITKESGFSNCSSDHFYQFLREHKGACLFNKPRAQGRLRRQATCGNGVLDMYEECDCGPDCGNNPCCDETCRLKATALCSSGLCCNETCGYLEKGIMCRSPFGECDLPEYCNGNSDKCPTNTYKQDGTPCERVHYCIDGLCKTADFQCVNVFGYPARSAPEDCYISMNTKGDRFGNCGIPTSDNQEYVKCTAENIYCGKIICTNVKHVPVVKPMHTMIQVPHRDDWCWSVDAYNNTDIPDEGHVDAGTRCAPEKICLNYSCIDHAVLKYDCEPQRMCNGRGVCNNLKHCHCEAGYAPPDCTTIGTGGSVDSGSPILQRESENAFNAAKHEHEFIDNMIIIFLVLFILLLILVTAFIALLCKHSRKAPPEPKEKGPEEAEEVQPEEEEEEEEEEEEEEEEEEEEEEEEESEP comes from the coding sequence ATGTCAATGGCAGCTCCTTTGAGACAGTCTGCCTCCTCCTCGTCTTCTCTACAGAAATACCAAGTGGCTGCCTATGGGGCTGGCAGAGTGCTTCCGGCTTGGGCTCCACAAATGAAGGGCTGGAGGCGAGCACCAGTAGTGCCGGGACCTTCGTGTGTCAGGTTGGGGATCATGCTAGTGTTGGTACTGATTTTCCTGCCAGGCTTGTACTGTGACCCTGGATCTGTGTATTACTCTTCTTACGAAACAGTCATCCCCAAGAGTCTGACAGTCAAGGGAACGGAAGACCCAGGGGAAAAGGCATCCTATACACTATTAATGCAGGGCAAGAAGCAGGTGATTCAACTGAAGGTGAAGAGAGACTATTTTGTGAATAACTTTCCAGTCTTCAGCTACCACAATGGGGTCCTGGGGCAAGAAGTGCCTTTCATCCCTCATGACTGTCACTACGAAGGCACCATAGAAGGAGTCCCGGGTTCTTTTGTTTCCCTCAACACCTGTTCAGGCCTCAGGGGCATCCTGATTAAGGAGGGGAAACCCTATGGCATTGAGCCCAGGGACACCTCAAAACAGTTTGAACATGTGTTGTACACCGTGGCACCCCAAGCTCGAGTGTCCTGCAGCGTCACTTCCAAAGGCAGCCAAGTGGCGTCCATCAGCCGGCAACAAGGGAGCAGGAGGCCTCGCAGTCTACAGGCACTGCCGTCCTTTTGGTCACACACCAAGTACGTGGAGATGTTTGTCGTGGTCAGCAACCAGCGCTTCCAGATGTGGGGCAGTAACGTCGACGAGACAGTCCGGAGAGTAATGGACATCACTGCTCTGGCCAACATCTTCACTCGGGGCATAAACACCCAGGTGGTGCTGGCCGGAATGGAGATCTGGACCGAGGGGGACCTCATCGAAGTCCCAGCGGACTTGCGAGTTACACTGAGGAATTTCAATAGCTGGAGACAGGAGAAGCTCTTCCCCCGGGTGAAGCATGATGTTGCCCACATGATCGTGGGACATCACCCTGAAGACGATGTGGGACAGGCGTTTCTCAATGGTGCCTGTTCAAGAGGCTTTGCAGCCGCTGTTGAATCCTTCCACCATGAAGATGTCCTCTTGTTTGCGGCGCTCATGGCCCATGAGCTTGGGCACAACTTGGGTATTCAGCACGACCACTCGGCCTGCACTTGTGAAGATAAACGCTTTTGCCTCATGCATGAGAACATCACTAAAGAAAGTGGCTTCAGCAACTGCAGCTCTGACCACTTCTACCAGTTCCTCCGGGAACACAAAGGGGCCTGCCTGTTTAACAAGCCCCGGGCCCAAGGTCGCCTGCGTAGGCAAGCCACGTGTGGAAACGGTGTGTTGGACATGTATGAGGAGTGTGACTGTGGACCCGACTGTGGTAATAACCCGTGCTGTGACGAAACATGTAGGCTGAAGGCAACGGCATTGTGTAGTTCTGGACTCTGCTGTAATGAAACGTGTGGATATCTAGAAAAAGGAATCATGTGCCGTTCTCCTTTTGGAGAGTGTGACCTCCCAGAGTATTGTAATGGTAACTCTGATAAATGCCCCACCAACACATACAAGCAAGATGGTACACCTTGTGAACGAGTTCACTATTGCATTGATGGTCTGTGCAAGACTGCTGATTTTCAATGTGTAAATGTTTTTGGATACCCTGCAAGGTCTGCCCCAGAAGACTGTTACATTTCCATGAACACTAAAGGGGACCGGTTTGGAAACTGTGGCATTCCCACTTCAGATAACCAGGAATATGTAAAGTGTACAGCTGAAAATATATATTGTGGGAAAATTATATGTACAAATGTCAAACATGTACCAGTGGTCAAACCCATGCACACAATGATCCAGGTGCCTCATAGGGATGACTGGTGCTGGAGCGTGGATGCCTATAATAACACTGATATCCCTGATGAGGGACATGTGGACGCTGGCACACGTTGTGCTCCAGAAAAAATCTGTCTGAATTACTCCTGCATTGATCATGCTGTGCTGAAATATGACTGTGAACCACAACGAATGTGTAATGGGAGAGGCGTTTGCAACAATTTAAAGCACTGCCATTGTGAGGCTGGCTATGCCCCTCCTGACTGCACAACTATAGGAACTGGGGGTAGTGTGGACAGTGGCTCTCCTATTTTACAACGGGAATCTGAAAATGCTTTCAATGCTGCCAAACATGAACATGAGTTCATAGACAATATGATCATAATATTTCTCGTACTTTTTATCCTACTATTAATATTAGTAACTGCTTTTATCGCCCTTTTGTGTAAACATTCAAGAAAAGCTCCTCCAGAGCCCAAAGAAAAGGGTccagaagaggcagaagaggttcagccagaagaagaggaagaggaagaagaggaagaggaggaagaggaggaagaagaggaagaagaggaagaagaggaagaatcagAGCCATAA
- the LOC122902062 gene encoding disintegrin and metalloproteinase domain-containing protein 1a-like, whose product MSMAAPLRQSASSSSSLQKYQVAAYGAGRVLPAWAPQMKGWRRAPVVPGPSCVRLGIMLVLVLIFLPGLYCDPGSVYYSSYETVIPKSLTVKGTEDPGEKASYTLLMQGKKQVIQLKVKRDYFVNNFPVFSYHNGVLGQEVPFIPHDCHYEGTIEGVPGSFVSLNTCSGLRGILIKEGKPYGIEPRDTSKQFEHVLYTVAPQARVSCSVTSKGSQVASISRQQGSRRPRSLQALPSFWSHTKYVEMFVVVSNQRFQMWGSNVDETVRRVMDITALANIFTRGINTQVVLAGMEIWTEGDLIEVPADLRVTLRNFNSWRQEKLFPRVKHDVAHMIVGHHPEDDVGQAFLNGACSRGFAAAVESFHHEDVLLFAALMAHELGHNLGIQHDHSACTCEDKRFCLMHENITKESGFSNCSSDHFYQFLREHKGACLFNKPWAQGRLRRQATCGNGVLEVNEECDCGPDCGNNPCCDETCRLNEHAQCSDGLCCFNCQWRHKGFMCRSALGECDLPEYCDGSSGECPRDHYKQDGTSCDMIHYCFMGRCRNPDTQCMDIYGSPARSAPEDCYSSMNTKGNRFGNCGCPTAAVPRYVKCTDENIFCGKLICTNITQVPPIKPHHTLIQVAHNDDWCWSMDVYNITDIPDDGDVDTGTLCAPNKICVNYSCIDRAVLKYDCEPQEMCNGRGVCNNLRHCHCEEGYAPPDCKVSGNGGSVDSGPPGKPDDGNVSEDDTRGLSFHRGNFGRGSENKFESKSLGNLLYIFPLLLVAIFLSLIIGASVGAGKEISQCSQGALEDTEKEVVQEKEGGQVEEEVEVRNK is encoded by the coding sequence ATGTCAATGGCAGCTCCTTTGAGACAGTCTGCCTCCTCCTCGTCTTCTCTACAGAAATACCAAGTGGCTGCCTATGGGGCTGGCAGAGTGCTTCCGGCTTGGGCTCCACAAATGAAGGGCTGGAGGCGAGCACCAGTAGTGCCGGGACCTTCGTGTGTCAGGTTGGGGATCATGCTAGTGTTGGTACTGATTTTCCTGCCAGGCTTGTACTGTGACCCTGGATCTGTGTATTACTCTTCTTACGAAACAGTCATCCCCAAGAGTCTGACAGTCAAGGGAACGGAAGACCCAGGGGAAAAGGCATCCTATACACTATTAATGCAGGGCAAGAAGCAGGTGATTCAACTGAAGGTGAAGAGAGACTATTTTGTGAATAACTTTCCAGTCTTCAGCTACCACAATGGGGTCCTGGGGCAAGAAGTGCCTTTCATCCCTCATGACTGTCACTACGAAGGCACCATAGAAGGAGTCCCGGGTTCTTTTGTTTCCCTCAACACCTGTTCAGGCCTCAGGGGCATCCTGATTAAGGAGGGGAAACCCTATGGCATTGAGCCCAGGGACACCTCAAAACAGTTTGAACATGTGTTGTACACCGTGGCACCCCAAGCTCGAGTGTCCTGCAGCGTCACTTCCAAAGGCAGCCAAGTGGCGTCCATCAGCCGGCAACAAGGGAGCAGGAGGCCTCGCAGTCTACAGGCACTGCCGTCCTTTTGGTCACACACCAAGTACGTGGAGATGTTTGTCGTGGTCAGCAACCAGCGCTTCCAGATGTGGGGCAGTAACGTCGACGAGACAGTCCGGAGAGTAATGGACATCACTGCTCTGGCCAACATCTTCACTCGGGGCATAAACACCCAGGTGGTGCTGGCCGGAATGGAGATCTGGACCGAGGGGGACCTCATCGAAGTCCCAGCGGACTTGCGAGTTACACTGAGGAATTTCAATAGCTGGAGACAGGAGAAGCTCTTCCCCCGGGTGAAGCATGATGTTGCCCACATGATCGTGGGACATCACCCTGAAGACGATGTGGGACAGGCGTTTCTCAATGGTGCCTGTTCAAGAGGCTTTGCAGCCGCTGTTGAATCCTTCCACCATGAAGATGTCCTCTTGTTTGCGGCGCTCATGGCCCATGAGCTTGGGCACAACTTGGGTATTCAGCACGACCACTCGGCCTGCACTTGTGAAGATAAACGCTTTTGCCTCATGCATGAGAACATCACTAAAGAAAGTGGCTTCAGCAACTGTAGCTCTGACCACTTCTACCAGTTCCTCCGGGAACACAAAGGGGCCTGCCTGTTTAACAAGCCCTGGGCCCAAGGTCGCCTGCGTAGGCAAGCCACGTGTGGAAATGGTGTGTTGGAGGTGAATGAAGAGTGTGACTGTGGACCCGACTGTGGTAATAACCCGTGCTGTGACGAAACATGTAGGCTGAATGAGCATGCACAGTGTAGTGATGGACTGTGCTGTTTTAATTGCCAGTGGAGACATAAGGGTTTCATGTGTCGTTCTGCTCTTGGAGAGTGTGACCTCCCAGAGTATTGTGATGGTTCCTCTGGAGAATGTCCCAGGGACCACTATAAGCAAGATGGTACATCGTGTGATATGATTCACTATTGTTTTATGGGCCGGTGCAGGAACCCTGATACTCAGTGCATGGATATATATGGGTCACCTGCAAGGTCAGCCCCAGAAGACTGTTATAGTTCCATGAACACGAAAGGGAACCGGTTTGGAAACTGTGGCTGTCCTACTGCTGCTGTCCCTAGATATGTTAAGTGCACTGATGAGAATATATTTTGTGGGAAACTTATATGTACAAATATTACACAGGTACCACCAATCAAACCCCACCATACTCTGATTCAGGTAGCTCACAATGATGACTGGTGCTGGAGCATGGATGTCTATAACATTACTGATATCCCTGATGATGGAGATGTGGACACTGGCACTCTTTGTGCCCCAAACAAAATCTGCGTGAATTATTCCTGCATTGATCGTGCTGTGCTCAAGTACGACTGTGAACCTCAAGAAATGTGCAATGGGAGAGGAGTCTGCAACAATTTAAGGCACTGCCATTGTGAGGAGGGCTATGCACCCCCTGACTGCAAAGTTTCAGGAAATGGGGGTAGTGTGGACAGCGGTCCCCCCGGCAAGCCAGATGATGGAAATGTAAGTGAAGATGATACTAGAGGTCTTAGTTTTCATCGTGGTAATTTTGGCAGGGGCAGTGAGAATAAATTTGAAAGCAAAAGTCTTGGCAATCTATTGTACATATTTCCCTTACTTCTTGTGGCAATATTTTTAAGTCTGATTATTGGTGCCAGTGTTGGGGCTGGAAAGGAGATATCACAGTGCTCACAAGGGGCTCTAGAAGACACTGAAAAAGAAGTTGtacaagaaaaggaaggaggccAAGTAGAGGAAGAAGTAGAGGTAAGAAATAAGTAG